TGCACCCGCTTGCAGAAGCTGTGGCGCGTGCTGGTCCCGGCCGCGCGCCCCACCCTCATGGTCGGCGTCAACCAGGTGATCATGCTGTCGCTCAACATGGTGATCATCTCCTCGATGATCGGCGCCGGCGGCCTCGGCTATGACGTGCTCCTCGCCATGCGCGCGCTCAAAGTAGGGCAGGCCCTCGAGGCCGGGCTCGCCATCGTGGCGCTCGCGATCGCCCTCGACCAGTTGAGCCAGGCCGCCGCCCGCCGGCGCCCGACGCACCGCATCGAGGGCACGCTCTGGCAGCGCCATCCTTATCTGGTCTCGGCCCTGGCGGCGCTCGCCGTGACGACGCTGATCAGCCTCGGCTGGCCGGCGCTCTACAAGGTGCCGGGCTCGATCACCATCAGTACCGCGCCGATCTGGAAGTCGATGGTGGATTGGATCAATTTGAACTTCTTCGACATTATCGAGGTGGTTCGCACCTTCATGCTGCTGCATATCCTCAATCCGGTGCGCGCCTTCCTGGACGGCATGCCTTGGCTCGCGGCGACGGGATTGCTGGGACTGGCAGGCTGGCGGCTGGGCGGCGCTAAGCTGGCGATTCTCGCGGCAGGGCTGACCTTCTTCTGCGCGGCCGTGGGCCTGTGGGACAAGACCATGGCCACGGTCTATCTCTGCGGCATCGGCTCGATCATCGCGGCGCTGATCGGCATTCCCATCGGCGTGCTGGGTGCGCGCAGCGACACCGCGCACCGCATCATCACGCCGATCATCGACACGCTGCAGACCCTACCCTCCTTCGTCTTCCTGATCCCGGTGGTGATGCTGTTCCGCGTCGGCGACGTGACGGCCCTGATCGCGGTGGTGTCCTTCGCGATCGTGCCGGCGATCCGCTACACCGACCACGGCATCCGGCAGGTGCCGCCGGCCCTGATCGAGGCCGCCCGGGTCTCCGGCTGCACGCGCCAGCAGATCTTCCGCCGCGTCCAGCTCCCCCTGGCCCTGCCCGAGATCATGCTCGGCATCAACCAGACGATCCTGCTGGCGCTCAGCATGCTGATCATCGCCGCCATGGTCGGCACCCGCGACCTGGGCCAGGAGGTCTTCATCTCGCTGGCGAAGGCGGATTCGGGTCGCGGCATCGTGGCCGGCCTCGCCGTCGCCTTCATCGGCATCGTCGCCGACCGGCTGATCGGCGCCGGCAGCGCCCGCGCGCGCCGGCGCCTGGGTCTCGCTTGAACGCTTGGGATGGCTAAGCCGCCGCCCGTTCGGCGATCAGCACCGTCGCTTCGGCGCGGCGCAGCCGGTCCTGGAACGGGGCTCGCAGCGGCTGGTCGGTGATCAGGGTCTGAACGGAGGCCAGCGGACACACGCTGACCAGCGCGCGGCGCCCGAATTTCGTGTGATCGGCGACGATGATCGTGCGCTCGGCCCGGCGCATCGCGACGCGCGAGAACTCGGCCTCCTCCAGATGGAAATCCATCGGCCCGTCCTCCAGGTCGATGGCGCCGATCGAAAGGAAGCAGAGCCGAACCCGGAACTGCTGGACGAAGGCGGTGGCCGACACGCCCAGAGCCGCGCCATCGTCCGCACGCAGCTCGCCGCCCGCCATATAGACCCGGTTGCCGTTGCGGGTCGCCAGCGTCCGGGCGATGTCGACGGAGTTCGTCACCACCAGAAGGTTGCGATGACCGTGAAGCGCGCGCGCGACATAGGCGGTCGTGCTGCCGGTATCGAGCAGGATGGCATCGCCATCGCGCACCTGTGCCGCGGCCGATCGGGCAATCGCCTTCTTCGCCTCGGTTTCCTGGCTCATGCGGCGATCGAAGCGCGGCTCGCCGAGCGGCTCGGGCGGGATGACGGCCCCGTGGATTTTCTGCACCAGGCCCTCGGCCTCGAGATCCTTCAGGTCGCGGCGGATGGTCTCGTCCGACACGCGCAAGCGCGTGGCGAGTTCCAGAACCCGGGCCTGCCCCGCCTGCGAAACCGCTTCCAGAATGGAGCGACGCCGCGTCTGACGATCCATGTGTTGAAACTCCCACATAGCCACAGCGATGATTTACACTAACATATTGATAATATGTACCACTAGTTGGTAATTGGTCAAACTCCACCGATGATATTTGGAGATATGTGGGAATTTTCGGAATCGAATGGTTCGCGGCGGGCAATCACCGGAAGGTATGGCTCTTGCGAGTGAGTGGGGGCAATCACCCGTCAAGAAACGCCTTTCAAAGGGCGACCGTGACGGCAGCGCGGCGGGGGGCCGCGATACCGGAGCGTTGGGGGCGCGGCGAAGCGGTGGGCGGGGGGTCCATGCTTCGCCGCTGCCTGAAGCACCAAGAACAAGAACAGCCTCGGCAAGGGTGGCGATGACGACGCTCGATCCGCTGGCCCGGGCTGCGGCCCTGAGGTTCTGGTCGGGACCCGTGGAGCCGATCGCGCTCAAGGGCGGAATCACCAACGCCAATTTCGAGGTCCGGGATCGCGGACGGCGCTTTTTCGTCCGGATCGGTGACGACATCCCGGTCCATGGCGTGATGCGCTTCGCGGAGCTGGCCGCGAGCCGGGCGGCCCATGCGGCCGGATTGGCACCGGCGGTGCTCCATCACGAGCCGGGTGCCATCGTGTTCGACTTCATCGAGGGTACGACGCTGACGCCCGAAGCGGTGCGCCCGCGCCCGATGCTGGAGCGGATCCTGCCGCTGGTGAAGCGCTGCCATTACGAGCTGCCACGGCATCTGCGAGGACCGGTGCTGATGTTCTGGCCGTTTCATATTTTCCGCGACTATGCGGCGAGCCTGCGCGACGCCGGCAGCCCGCGCGTCAAGGAGCTGCCGCCCCTCCTCGCCATCGCCGAGGATCTCGAAAGGCGGCTGGGCCCTGTCGAGCTGGTCTTCGGCCATAACGACCTGCTCTGCGGCAATCTCATCGACGACGGACGCCGACTCTGGCTGATCGACTACGACTATGCCGGCTATTCGAGCGCGCTCTTCGACCTCGGCAATCTCTGCTCCAACAACGAGGTGGCGCCGGCGGACGAGGAATGGCTGCTGGGCGCCTATTTCGAGCGGCCGGTCGACGACCAGCTGCGCCATCGCTACCAGGCGATGAAATGCGCCTCGCTCCTGCGCGAGACGCTATGGAGCATGATCGCGGAGTCCTTCTCGACTCTCGATTTCGACTATGCCGCCTACACCGCCGATTACCGCGCAAGATTTCAGCAAGCCTACGATTCATTGAAACATCATTGAGGTTGACGAGAATGGCGTCGTTTCCCACCCATGCCCGCGCCGTCATTATCGGCGGCGGCATCGTCGGCTGCAGCACGGCCTATCATCTGGCCAAGCTGGGCTGGAAAGAGGTCGTGCTGCTGGAGCGCAACAAACTCACCAGCGGCTCGACCTGGCATGCGGCGGGGCTCGTGGGCCAACTCCGCACCTCGGCCAACATCACCCAGCTCCTGAAAAACTCGGTCGAGCTCTATCGCAGGCTCGAGTCGGAAACCGGCCTGTCGACCGGCTGGAAGATGAATGGCGGCCTGCGCCTCGCCTGCAATCCAGAGCGTCTGACCGAGATCAAGCGCCAGGCCACCACCGCGCACAGCTTCGGCCTCGCCATGGAGGTGCTGACACCGTCGGAAGCGCAGAAGCTCTGGCCGCCGATGCGCGTCGACGATGTGGTGGGAGCCGCCTTCCTGCCGACCGACGGCCAGGCCAATCCCGCAGACATCACCCAGGCGCTGGCGAAGGGTGCGCGCGCCGGCGGCGTCACCATCATCGAGGATTGCCGCGTCACCGCGATTGCTACGAAACAAGGTCGGGTGACGGGTGTCGTCACCGCCCAGGGC
The nucleotide sequence above comes from Hypericibacter terrae. Encoded proteins:
- a CDS encoding ABC transporter permease — encoded protein: MTAIAHGSGARRAATDPWVWVWLGALLLSALLYIFRDVAPWAVDYPKEWIVPLSAWISAVMGWIKTNFTWLTRGFSGLVAIPLDAAFGLLAKSFKIGHGADALVIPRLSWVGIVIAVALAGLALGGRSIGIVAGACFLYLAIFGQWESSMLTLALIAICVPFCVVTGILVGIWGYRSPAIDRLLITPILDLMQTMPTFAYLVPMLLLFGNNPVSALLATGIFATPPMVRATILALNRVPQEIGDFGTMAGCTRLQKLWRVLVPAARPTLMVGVNQVIMLSLNMVIISSMIGAGGLGYDVLLAMRALKVGQALEAGLAIVALAIALDQLSQAAARRRPTHRIEGTLWQRHPYLVSALAALAVTTLISLGWPALYKVPGSITISTAPIWKSMVDWINLNFFDIIEVVRTFMLLHILNPVRAFLDGMPWLAATGLLGLAGWRLGGAKLAILAAGLTFFCAAVGLWDKTMATVYLCGIGSIIAALIGIPIGVLGARSDTAHRIITPIIDTLQTLPSFVFLIPVVMLFRVGDVTALIAVVSFAIVPAIRYTDHGIRQVPPALIEAARVSGCTRQQIFRRVQLPLALPEIMLGINQTILLALSMLIIAAMVGTRDLGQEVFISLAKADSGRGIVAGLAVAFIGIVADRLIGAGSARARRRLGLA
- a CDS encoding DeoR/GlpR family DNA-binding transcription regulator yields the protein MDRQTRRRSILEAVSQAGQARVLELATRLRVSDETIRRDLKDLEAEGLVQKIHGAVIPPEPLGEPRFDRRMSQETEAKKAIARSAAAQVRDGDAILLDTGSTTAYVARALHGHRNLLVVTNSVDIARTLATRNGNRVYMAGGELRADDGAALGVSATAFVQQFRVRLCFLSIGAIDLEDGPMDFHLEEAEFSRVAMRRAERTIIVADHTKFGRRALVSVCPLASVQTLITDQPLRAPFQDRLRRAEATVLIAERAAA
- a CDS encoding phosphotransferase — protein: MTTLDPLARAAALRFWSGPVEPIALKGGITNANFEVRDRGRRFFVRIGDDIPVHGVMRFAELAASRAAHAAGLAPAVLHHEPGAIVFDFIEGTTLTPEAVRPRPMLERILPLVKRCHYELPRHLRGPVLMFWPFHIFRDYAASLRDAGSPRVKELPPLLAIAEDLERRLGPVELVFGHNDLLCGNLIDDGRRLWLIDYDYAGYSSALFDLGNLCSNNEVAPADEEWLLGAYFERPVDDQLRHRYQAMKCASLLRETLWSMIAESFSTLDFDYAAYTADYRARFQQAYDSLKHH